Proteins encoded within one genomic window of Prauserella marina:
- the metK gene encoding methionine adenosyltransferase, with product MTANRRLFTSESVTEGHPDKMCDAISDTILDAMLAKDPRSRVAVESLITTGQVHVAGEVTTDAYVDVPNLVREKVLEIGYDSSAKGFDGTSCGVNVAIGSQSPDIAQGVDTAYESRLENALDDLDKQGAGDQGLMFGYACSDTPELMPLPIALAHRLSRRLTEVRKNGTIPYLRPDGKTQVTIEYAGDQPVRLDTVVISSQHAEGIDLDKMLAVDLTEQVIKPEIQSLGLQAEEPKILINPTGRFVVGGPMGDAGLTGRKIIVDTYGGMARHGGGAFSGKDPSKVDRSAAYAMRWVAKNIVAAGLADRAEIQVAYAIGKAAPVGLFVETFGTEKVAPEKIQAAIDEVFDLRPAAIIRDLDLLRPIYAQTASYGHFGRPDADLPWERTERAPALKDAAKA from the coding sequence GTGACTGCTAATCGAAGGTTGTTCACCAGCGAGTCCGTCACCGAAGGCCATCCGGACAAGATGTGTGACGCGATCAGTGACACCATCCTGGATGCCATGCTCGCCAAGGACCCGCGTAGCAGGGTCGCCGTCGAGTCGTTGATCACCACCGGCCAGGTGCACGTGGCCGGCGAGGTGACCACGGATGCCTACGTCGACGTTCCGAACCTGGTGAGGGAGAAGGTTCTGGAGATCGGGTACGACTCGTCGGCGAAGGGGTTCGACGGGACGTCGTGTGGGGTGAATGTGGCGATCGGGTCGCAGTCGCCGGATATCGCGCAGGGTGTGGACACGGCGTATGAGTCGCGGTTGGAGAACGCGCTCGACGATTTGGACAAGCAGGGTGCTGGTGATCAGGGGTTGATGTTCGGGTATGCGTGCTCGGACACTCCTGAGTTGATGCCGTTGCCGATCGCGCTGGCACACCGGTTGTCGAGGCGGCTCACCGAGGTCCGCAAGAACGGAACGATTCCCTACCTGCGTCCCGACGGCAAGACTCAGGTGACCATCGAGTACGCGGGCGACCAGCCGGTGCGGCTCGACACGGTGGTGATCTCCAGCCAGCACGCCGAGGGCATCGACCTCGACAAGATGCTCGCCGTCGACTTGACCGAGCAGGTCATCAAGCCGGAGATCCAGTCGCTCGGCTTGCAGGCCGAGGAGCCCAAGATCCTGATCAACCCGACGGGCCGGTTCGTGGTGGGCGGTCCGATGGGCGACGCGGGGCTGACCGGTCGCAAGATCATCGTGGACACCTACGGCGGGATGGCTCGCCACGGTGGTGGCGCGTTCTCCGGCAAGGACCCCTCCAAGGTTGACCGGTCCGCCGCCTACGCGATGCGCTGGGTCGCCAAGAACATCGTCGCCGCCGGACTGGCCGACAGGGCGGAGATCCAGGTCGCCTACGCCATCGGCAAGGCGGCTCCGGTCGGTTTGTTCGTCGAGACCTTCGGAACGGAAAAGGTGGCGCCCGAGAAGATCCAGGCGGCGATCGACGAGGTGTTCGACCTTCGCCCGGCCGCGATCATCCGCGACCTGGACCTGCTGCGTCCCATCTACGCGCAGACCGCCTCCTACGGCCATTTCGGCAGGCCGGACGCCGACCTGCC
- a CDS encoding methyltransferase domain-containing protein, protein MKDSVASEADVPVAAAADISRAQAHPEQEFGADPLEVRDSDHYTDEYVTGFVEKWDELIDWKKRYESEGKFFVDLLKSRGVKSVLDVATGTGFHSVRLVEDGFDTVSVDGSAEMLAKAFENGLNYGGHILQVVHADWRWLNRDVHGEFDAVVCLGNSFTHLFSERDRRKALAEFYAVLKHDGVLILDQRNYDAILDNGFSSKHTYYYCGEEVTAEPEYVDEGLARFRYQFPDKSQYHLNMFPLRKDYVRRLLREVGFQRVETFGDFQETFGADDPDFLIHVAEKSYIKPADDSATYSAAVNVARDYYNSGDADNFYYSIWGGEDIHVGLYESENEEIAVASRRTVERMAGKLTLTSGSHVLDIGSGYGGAARYLAKTFGCKVTCLNLSEVENERNRQFNAELGLAELIDVVDGSFEDLPFDDNEFDVVWSQDAMLHSGDRGQVLREVARVLKPKGDFLFTDPMAADDCDKTLLKPILDRLHLETMGSPGFYRREFNRLGMSSIDFEDHTPQLATHYGRVLAETERRNDDISGSVSTEYLTRMKVGLKNWVDGGLAGNLAWGIFHIRS, encoded by the coding sequence ATGAAGGACTCAGTCGCGAGCGAGGCCGACGTACCGGTGGCCGCCGCAGCGGACATAAGCCGGGCGCAGGCGCATCCAGAACAGGAATTCGGTGCGGATCCACTGGAAGTGCGCGATTCCGACCACTACACCGACGAGTACGTCACCGGGTTCGTCGAGAAGTGGGACGAACTGATCGACTGGAAGAAGCGCTACGAGAGCGAGGGCAAGTTCTTCGTCGATCTGCTGAAGTCGCGTGGGGTGAAGTCGGTACTGGACGTCGCGACCGGAACGGGTTTCCACTCTGTTCGCCTCGTAGAGGACGGCTTCGACACGGTCAGCGTGGACGGCAGCGCGGAAATGCTCGCCAAGGCGTTCGAGAACGGCCTCAACTACGGCGGACACATCCTCCAGGTGGTGCACGCGGACTGGCGATGGCTCAACAGGGACGTACACGGCGAGTTCGATGCGGTCGTGTGCCTCGGAAACTCGTTCACCCACCTTTTCTCCGAACGCGACCGGCGCAAAGCGCTCGCCGAGTTCTACGCGGTGCTCAAACACGACGGCGTCCTGATCCTCGACCAGCGCAACTACGACGCGATACTGGACAACGGCTTTTCCAGCAAGCACACCTACTACTACTGCGGCGAGGAGGTCACCGCCGAGCCGGAGTACGTCGACGAGGGACTCGCGCGCTTCCGGTACCAGTTCCCCGACAAGTCGCAGTACCACCTCAACATGTTCCCGCTGCGGAAAGACTATGTGCGCAGGCTGCTGCGCGAGGTCGGCTTCCAGCGGGTCGAGACGTTCGGTGACTTCCAGGAGACCTTCGGCGCCGACGACCCCGACTTCCTCATCCACGTCGCGGAGAAGAGCTACATCAAGCCAGCCGACGACTCGGCGACCTATTCGGCGGCGGTGAACGTTGCCCGCGACTACTACAATTCCGGCGACGCCGACAATTTCTACTACTCCATCTGGGGTGGCGAGGACATCCACGTCGGACTGTACGAGAGCGAGAACGAGGAGATCGCGGTTGCGAGCAGGCGCACGGTCGAACGCATGGCGGGCAAACTGACGCTGACCTCAGGCAGCCACGTGCTCGACATCGGCTCGGGATACGGCGGTGCGGCGCGGTATCTCGCGAAGACGTTCGGCTGCAAGGTGACTTGTCTCAACCTCAGCGAGGTGGAGAACGAGCGCAACCGGCAGTTCAACGCGGAACTTGGGCTGGCGGAGCTGATCGACGTCGTCGACGGCTCCTTCGAGGATCTGCCCTTCGACGACAACGAATTCGACGTCGTGTGGTCGCAGGACGCCATGCTGCACAGCGGAGACCGTGGTCAGGTGCTGCGTGAGGTCGCGAGGGTGCTGAAGCCGAAGGGCGACTTCCTCTTCACCGACCCTATGGCGGCCGACGACTGTGACAAGACGCTGCTGAAGCCAATCCTCGACCGGCTTCACCTAGAAACGATGGGATCTCCGGGATTCTACCGGCGCGAGTTCAACCGGCTCGGGATGTCGTCCATCGACTTCGAGGACCACACCCCGCAGTTGGCCACGCATTACGGCAGGGTGCTGGCGGAAACGGAGCGACGTAACGACGACATCTCCGGCAGCGTTAGTACCGAATATCTGACACGCATGAAGGTGGGGCTGAAAAACTGGGTCGACGGTGGGCTTGCCGGCAATCTCGCGTGGGGTATTTTCCACATCCGTTCCTGA